The window GGTGCACGAGGGCATCGGCCTGCCCGGAGACGGTGTAGGCGCCGACCACCTCGGGGTGCCGCCGGGTGGCCACCGTGATCTGTGCCGGCGTGGTCCGCCCGGTGCAGAAGAGTTCGACGAACGCCTCGGTCGTCCAGCCCACGGCGGACGGCTCGATGACGGCCGTGAATCCCTTGATCACCCCGCTGGACCGCAATCGATCGACGCGCCTCTTCACCGCGGGTGCGGACAGCGAGACCTTCGCACCGATCTCGGCATACGAAGCGCGGGCATCAGCGACGAGCAACGCAACGATTCGTTGGTCGACGACGTCCATCTGCAACGATTCGCCTCCGAGGAGCAAGATTTAGAGCTGTTTGCTGCAACGCAGCCTACCTACTCTTTAACCTCATGAGCTACACGGAGCGCTTGCCGCGAAACAGGACATATCTGATGTGTCCCCCTGAGCATTTCACGGTCGAGTACGCCATCAACCCCTGGATGGACACCACTGTCGCGGTCGACGCCGGCCTGGCGCTGAAGCAGTGGGAGCAGCTCCGCACCACGCTCACCGGCCTCGGTCACGTCGTGCACGTGCTGGACCCGGAGCCCGGTCTGCCGGACATGGTCTACTCCGCGAACGGCGCCTTCTCGGTCGACGGCACCGTCTACGGCGCCCGTTTCAAGTATCCCCAGCGCTCCGCCGAGGCCGTCGCCCATCAGGCGTTCTACCTGGCCGCCGAGAGCTGGCGGTTCGTCGCTCCAGAGCAGGTCAACGAGGGTGAGGGCGACTTCGCCTACCTGCCCGGTGCCTACGGTGGCATCGTGCTGGCCGGCTACGGCTTCCGCACCGACCCGGCCGCCCACGCCGAGGCACAGGAGGCGCTCGGCCGCCCGGTGATCTCGCTGCGCCTGGTCGACCCGGCCTTCTACCACCTGGACACGGCGCTCGCCGCCCTGGACGACAGGCACGTCACGTACTACCCGGAGGCCTTCTCGCCGGCCTCGCAGCGGGTCCTGGCCCAACTCTTCCCGGACGCGGTGCTCGCCGACCGGGAGGACGCCGAAGCCTTCGGCCTGAACCTGGTCAGCGACGGCCGCCATGTGATCCTCAACACCGAAGCGGTGGCGATGGGACACAAGGTGCGCGACGCCGGATACCTGCCGGTTCACGTGGATCTCTCGGAACTCAAGCGTGGCGGTGGCAGCGTGAAATGCGCCGTCGCGGAACTGCGGCCCTGAACCACCAACCACACGAGCATCGCTCGAAGCCGTGCGCAAAGATGGATCGCATGACCGACGACACCCGCACCACTGAGCACAAGGAAGACGGCTCCGTCATCGTCGTGGGCCCCGATGGCCGCCCCATGGGCACGGTCGAAGCGGACGGCTCGCTCACCCCGGAGGAGCCGGGCAACCTCATCGAGCAGCCGGCGAAGGTCATGCGCATCGGCAGCATGATCAAGCAGCTACTCGAGGAGGTGCGGGCCGCTCCGCTCGACGAGGCCAGCCGAGGCCGCCTGCGGGAGATCCACCAGCGTTCGATCGCCGAGCTCGAGGACGGTCTCGCCCCTGAGCTCCGCGAGGAGCTGGAGCGCCTCTCGCTGCCGTTCGAGGGCGAGACCCCGCCGAGCGAGTCCGAGTTGCGTATCGCGCAGGCCCAGCTGGTCGGCTGGCTGGAGGGCCTCTTCCACGGCATCCAGGCGGCCCTCGTCGCCCAGCAGATGGCCGCGCGCCTTCAGCTCGAGCAGATGCGCGGCGGC of the Actinoplanes sichuanensis genome contains:
- a CDS encoding Lrp/AsnC family transcriptional regulator; translated protein: MQMDVVDQRIVALLVADARASYAEIGAKVSLSAPAVKRRVDRLRSSGVIKGFTAVIEPSAVGWTTEAFVELFCTGRTTPAQITVATRRHPEVVGAYTVSGQADALVHLRAADIGHLEQALERLRAEPFVTSTRSMVVLSRLVEVPTAIPAVNT
- the ddaH gene encoding dimethylargininase, which encodes MSYTERLPRNRTYLMCPPEHFTVEYAINPWMDTTVAVDAGLALKQWEQLRTTLTGLGHVVHVLDPEPGLPDMVYSANGAFSVDGTVYGARFKYPQRSAEAVAHQAFYLAAESWRFVAPEQVNEGEGDFAYLPGAYGGIVLAGYGFRTDPAAHAEAQEALGRPVISLRLVDPAFYHLDTALAALDDRHVTYYPEAFSPASQRVLAQLFPDAVLADREDAEAFGLNLVSDGRHVILNTEAVAMGHKVRDAGYLPVHVDLSELKRGGGSVKCAVAELRP
- a CDS encoding bacterial proteasome activator family protein; the encoded protein is MTDDTRTTEHKEDGSVIVVGPDGRPMGTVEADGSLTPEEPGNLIEQPAKVMRIGSMIKQLLEEVRAAPLDEASRGRLREIHQRSIAELEDGLAPELREELERLSLPFEGETPPSESELRIAQAQLVGWLEGLFHGIQAALVAQQMAARLQLEQMRGGVPGRPALPVGGVIPGKQAPSDILGNTGQYL